In Picosynechococcus sp. PCC 7002, the following are encoded in one genomic region:
- a CDS encoding PstS family phosphate ABC transporter substrate-binding protein yields MKQSATRLRTLSLGLAGLTLTAALAACNTTQTPTEGTGTTDAPADSASGLSGDVLIDGSSTVFPITEAMAEEFQIANPDTRVTVGVSGTGGGFSKFCAGETDISNASRPISTEEIEACEQAGIEYIEIPVAYDAISVVINPENDWATCLTTEELASIWSPDSQINNWSQVREGFPDAPLTLYGPGTDSGTFDYFTDAINGEEGASRGDYTASEDDNVVVQGVVNDPNAMGYFGLAYYEENADNLNAAAIDDGDPSNGDGCVAPSTATVDDSTYQPLARPIFIYVSAASLDEKPQVQAFMDFYTAEENSSLVSEVGYVALNSEIYAKAQERLAARTTGSIFNGGSTVGVRLGEVL; encoded by the coding sequence ATGAAACAGAGCGCTACTCGCCTCCGTACCTTATCTTTGGGTCTTGCTGGCCTCACCCTTACCGCTGCACTTGCAGCTTGTAACACTACCCAAACACCGACTGAAGGCACTGGCACAACTGATGCTCCTGCAGATAGTGCGTCTGGTTTGTCTGGCGATGTCCTCATTGATGGTTCTAGTACCGTTTTCCCGATTACCGAAGCCATGGCCGAGGAATTCCAAATCGCAAACCCCGATACCCGCGTAACCGTTGGGGTTTCCGGGACTGGTGGTGGATTTTCTAAGTTCTGCGCTGGCGAAACTGATATTTCTAACGCTTCCCGCCCGATTTCCACCGAAGAAATCGAAGCTTGTGAACAGGCTGGCATCGAATATATCGAAATTCCCGTCGCCTATGACGCTATCTCCGTGGTTATTAACCCCGAAAACGATTGGGCCACTTGTTTAACCACCGAAGAATTGGCTAGCATTTGGTCTCCTGATTCTCAAATTAACAACTGGAGTCAAGTACGGGAAGGCTTCCCGGATGCTCCCCTCACTCTCTATGGGCCAGGGACTGACTCTGGAACTTTCGACTACTTCACCGACGCCATCAATGGTGAAGAAGGGGCTAGCCGGGGTGATTACACTGCCAGTGAAGATGACAACGTTGTTGTCCAAGGGGTTGTGAATGATCCCAACGCCATGGGCTATTTCGGTTTGGCTTACTACGAAGAAAATGCTGATAACTTGAATGCGGCGGCCATTGATGACGGCGATCCCAGCAATGGTGATGGCTGTGTGGCTCCTAGCACTGCGACGGTAGACGACTCTACCTATCAGCCTTTGGCTCGCCCTATTTTCATCTACGTTAGTGCAGCGTCTTTGGATGAGAAGCCCCAGGTTCAAGCCTTCATGGACTTCTACACGGCTGAAGAAAATTCTTCCCTCGTTTCTGAAGTTGGCTATGTTGCCCTCAATTCTGAAATCTACGCCAAGGCCCAGGAACGCCTTGCTGCTCGCACCACTGGTTCGATCTTTAATGGTGGTTCCACCGTCGGTGTTCGATTGGGTGAAGTTCTCTAG
- the pstC gene encoding phosphate ABC transporter permease subunit PstC, with the protein MTTSPFPPLADAGLWRTTRTFSKWSQRLIVGLFGLFALVSVLTTFGIVITLVVDAAGFFNEVSLFTFLTDTRWTPLFVDPQFGIFVLVSGTLMTTAIAISVALPLGLLAAICLSEYASPGIRKWLKPALEILAGVPSVVYGYFALLLVTPALRAIIPGLSPFNALSAGLVLGISILPLVASLSEDAIYAVPDSLRQGSYGLGATKRETIVNVVLPAALSGIVSSFILAISRAVGETMIVTIAAGLNPTLTLNPTVPIATMTAFIVQVSLGDAPAGSLAFKTIYAVGLSLFLITLTLNILSYWVVRRYRQKYE; encoded by the coding sequence ATGACAACTAGTCCTTTCCCCCCCCTTGCTGATGCGGGACTCTGGCGGACAACACGGACATTTAGTAAATGGAGCCAACGTTTAATCGTGGGGCTTTTTGGTTTATTTGCCCTGGTGTCAGTGTTAACCACGTTTGGAATTGTCATCACATTGGTCGTCGATGCGGCGGGCTTCTTTAATGAGGTTTCCCTGTTTACTTTCCTAACAGATACCCGCTGGACACCACTATTTGTCGATCCACAATTTGGTATTTTTGTGCTGGTTTCTGGCACCCTGATGACGACGGCGATCGCCATTTCCGTGGCCTTGCCGTTGGGTCTGTTGGCCGCTATTTGCTTAAGTGAATATGCTTCCCCTGGGATCCGAAAATGGCTCAAGCCCGCCCTCGAAATTCTGGCAGGGGTGCCCTCCGTTGTCTATGGTTATTTTGCCCTGTTATTGGTGACCCCAGCGCTACGGGCGATTATTCCAGGGCTTTCTCCCTTCAATGCCTTGAGTGCCGGTTTAGTGTTAGGGATTTCAATTTTGCCCTTGGTTGCCTCCCTCAGTGAAGATGCAATCTATGCCGTGCCCGATAGCCTACGTCAAGGTTCCTACGGACTGGGGGCCACCAAACGAGAAACCATCGTGAATGTCGTCTTACCCGCCGCCTTGTCCGGGATTGTTTCTTCCTTTATTTTGGCCATTTCTAGGGCCGTCGGAGAAACAATGATTGTGACTATTGCCGCTGGTTTAAACCCGACCCTCACCCTCAATCCCACGGTGCCCATCGCCACCATGACTGCTTTTATTGTTCAAGTTAGTCTTGGGGATGCCCCGGCTGGCAGTTTGGCTTTTAAGACCATTTATGCCGTTGGTTTATCTTTATTCTTAATCACCCTGACCCTAAACATCCTCAGTTACTGGGTTGTGCGTCGCTATAGACAGAAATACGAATGA
- the pstA gene encoding phosphate ABC transporter permease PstA, whose product MNSNPPNSQNTNTLFDTRLKTRYRWDTAFQTLSWIAVILSIVVLAVLLIDVFFDGLPRLDWKLLTSFPSRRPEDAGLKSALVGTIWLMILTAIITFPIGVGAGIFLEEFSAENTFTKIIEVNINNLAAVPSIIYGLLGLQVFVRLLSPMTGGRSVLAGALTLSLLILPIVIVATREALKAVPDSLRQAGLALGATKWQVVREQIFPLALPGILTGTILALSRAIGETAPLITLGALTFIAFLPSLSLEGLQTPFTALPIQIFNWVSRPQEEFHTVAAAGIIVLMVVLLAMNGTAIFLRNKFQK is encoded by the coding sequence ATGAATAGTAACCCTCCCAATTCTCAAAATACGAACACCCTGTTTGATACTCGTCTTAAAACCCGTTACCGCTGGGATACCGCATTTCAAACTCTCAGTTGGATCGCTGTAATTTTAAGCATTGTGGTGCTGGCCGTTCTCTTGATCGACGTTTTTTTCGATGGTCTGCCGCGCCTCGATTGGAAATTGTTAACTTCCTTTCCCTCTAGACGCCCTGAAGATGCTGGCCTCAAATCAGCCCTTGTCGGGACAATTTGGTTGATGATCCTAACTGCCATAATCACCTTTCCCATCGGTGTGGGTGCGGGGATCTTCCTAGAGGAATTTTCCGCTGAAAATACTTTCACGAAAATCATTGAAGTCAACATCAACAATCTCGCTGCCGTTCCTTCAATTATTTATGGTCTTTTGGGACTACAGGTTTTTGTCCGGCTCCTTTCTCCAATGACAGGGGGACGCAGTGTTTTAGCTGGTGCTTTAACCCTCAGCCTATTGATTTTGCCCATTGTGATTGTCGCAACCCGCGAAGCTCTCAAGGCTGTACCCGATAGCCTCAGACAAGCTGGTCTAGCCCTCGGAGCGACCAAATGGCAGGTGGTACGGGAGCAAATTTTCCCCCTCGCTCTCCCCGGAATTTTAACAGGGACTATCTTGGCCCTTTCCCGTGCAATCGGTGAAACAGCCCCGCTAATTACCCTAGGGGCCTTGACCTTTATCGCTTTCTTGCCCTCTTTATCCCTAGAAGGGCTCCAGACGCCATTTACGGCGCTGCCGATTCAAATCTTTAACTGGGTTTCCCGCCCCCAAGAAGAGTTTCACACGGTGGCAGCAGCGGGGATTATTGTTTTGATGGTGGTGTTATTGGCGATGAATGGCACAGCTATTTTTCTCCGGAATAAGTTCCAGAAATAA
- a CDS encoding LmeA family phospholipid-binding protein — MEFLAILMSGFLTALSPVGLILEEVSGKRIGDRLQAAETFEVRVDNVPSHQLLKGKIDRVQIASRGVELFPGLRFEVLELETDPLSFDLAKVRSGKPGPGVLDQPLQAGVRFVLTETDLNQALTSPQVTALIQPLINRLLTRPGSTNPPRFQLENATVDFLGENRLQFTGEMFQINPETGEAERATLQLSFTLGLASGSQFQLTDFEGAVNDQPLPPPLLNGFAQGFSRRFNLRIFQDRGLTARFLQLQTGDRQIQGAMFIQLANPTPQ, encoded by the coding sequence ATGGAATTTCTCGCAATCTTGATGTCCGGTTTTCTGACAGCCCTTTCCCCAGTGGGCTTGATCCTAGAGGAGGTCAGCGGTAAACGCATTGGCGATCGCCTCCAAGCCGCAGAAACCTTTGAAGTACGGGTCGATAATGTTCCTAGTCACCAACTTCTCAAGGGCAAAATTGACCGCGTTCAGATTGCTAGTCGTGGCGTTGAACTTTTTCCTGGCCTACGTTTTGAGGTGCTAGAACTTGAAACCGATCCCCTCAGTTTTGACCTGGCTAAAGTTCGCAGTGGCAAACCTGGCCCCGGTGTTTTGGATCAGCCCCTCCAGGCAGGCGTGCGCTTTGTTCTCACCGAAACTGATCTCAATCAAGCCTTAACGTCTCCACAAGTTACGGCCTTGATACAACCTCTCATTAATCGTCTGCTCACCCGTCCCGGCAGCACCAATCCACCCCGTTTCCAATTAGAAAATGCCACCGTCGATTTCCTCGGCGAAAACCGTCTCCAGTTCACCGGAGAAATGTTCCAGATCAATCCCGAAACAGGCGAAGCAGAGCGGGCGACGCTCCAACTCAGTTTTACCCTCGGCCTTGCATCTGGTAGCCAATTCCAACTCACAGACTTTGAAGGGGCAGTGAATGATCAACCCCTCCCTCCGCCCCTCCTTAATGGCTTTGCCCAGGGGTTTAGCCGCCGCTTCAATCTGCGGATCTTCCAAGACCGGGGTTTAACGGCCCGCTTTCTCCAACTTCAAACCGGCGATCGCCAAATCCAGGGGGCGATGTTCATTCAGTTGGCTAACCCCACCCCCCAATAA
- the tsaE gene encoding tRNA (adenosine(37)-N6)-threonylcarbamoyltransferase complex ATPase subunit type 1 TsaE: MAEIILLENAAATQALGVKLGQRLPENSVILLKGDLGAGKTTLTQGIGLGLGITEAIASPTFTLVNEYHTGRIPLYHLDLYRLEPAQVDGLYPETYWEGEECDPGLTVIEWSERLPYLPESYYQIELSHTTNDQRQATVSAVNADLKLLVS; the protein is encoded by the coding sequence ATGGCAGAAATTATTCTGTTAGAAAATGCAGCCGCCACCCAAGCTCTTGGGGTAAAGCTAGGGCAAAGGTTGCCAGAAAATTCAGTAATCTTGCTCAAGGGCGATCTAGGGGCCGGAAAAACAACCCTCACCCAGGGCATCGGTCTCGGCTTGGGAATTACCGAGGCGATCGCCAGTCCGACTTTTACCCTGGTGAACGAATACCACACCGGACGCATTCCCCTCTATCACTTGGATTTGTACCGTCTTGAACCTGCCCAAGTCGATGGTCTCTACCCCGAAACCTACTGGGAAGGCGAAGAATGTGACCCTGGCCTGACGGTCATTGAATGGTCAGAACGCTTACCCTATCTCCCGGAATCTTATTACCAAATTGAATTGAGCCATACCACCAATGACCAGCGGCAAGCGACTGTGTCTGCGGTCAATGCGGATTTAAAATTGCTTGTCTCTTAG